The Verrucomicrobiia bacterium region GGACGAGATGCATGTGGAGATGGCAAGCCGTGAGTTTGCCGAGATCGAACTGATCGCGGACATCGCCAAGCGCATGGATGTGGCCATCGGCATCATCGATGTGAAGAGCTATTACATCGAGACGGCGGAAGATGTGGCGAATCGCGTGAAGCTCTGCCTGAAGCATGCGCCCGCGGAGAAACTGGTGTTCGCGCCGGATTGTGGCTTGAGCCAAACGGCGCGCTGGGCGGCGAAGCGGAAGCTGGTGAGTATGGTGGAGGGCGTGGCGAAGGTGAAGAAAACGCTCTGAGCAAAATGACCAATGACGAAATCCGAATGACCAAGGAATGCCACAATGACGAATGTCTAATGTCAATGAGATCGATTTTATTCAGTCATTGCACATTAGCTCATTCCTTCGTCATTCGAGCTTGGTCATTCGTCATTCCCGGAGGTGCTTGTGCTTAAACCTGCCGCACTGAAAGACGACGCTTTCTTAGCTGAGGTCAAAGCCACTTCCCCTGCCCCCTCCGGGTTCCATCTGTGGTGGTTGGGGCAGAGCGGATTTTTGATCCAGTGGCAGGGCAAGCATCTGCTGTTTGATCCGTATCTCTCGGATTCGTTGACGCGGAAGTATGCGGCGACGGATAAGCCGCATACGCGGGTGACGGAGTTGGTCATCGCGCCAGAGAAACTGGATTTCATCGATGTGGTGACTTCGAGCCATAATCACACGGATCATCTGGACCCGGAGACGTTGTCACCGTTAACGAAAGTGAATCCGGGGATTGTGATGGTTTGCCCTGAGGCGAATCGGGTGACGGTGCGGGAACGTTCCGCTTTGTCAGAGGAGCGCATCAAGGGATTGGATGAGGGGCAGAAGGTTTCGGTGGCGGGCTTTGAATTTCATGCAGTTCCAGCGGCGCATGAGAAGTTGGATAAGGACAAGGACGGACGGCACATCTATCTCGGCTTCGTGGTGAAGTTCGGGCCGTGGACGGTCTATCACAGCGGGGACACGATGTTGTTCGATGGCATGGTGGATATCCTCAAGCCGTTCAATATCGATGTGGCGTTGCTGCCTATCAATGGGCGGGCGCCAGAGCGGCGGGTGGCGGGAAACTTGTGGGGGCGGGAGGCGGCGCAGCTGGCGAAGGACATCGGAGCGAAGGTGGTGATCCCGTGTCACTACGATATGTTCACTTTTAATACGGCGACGACGGAGGAGTTTGAGCGGACGTGTGGGGAGATCGGGCAAGGATTTAAGGTGATGCGGAATGGGGAGAGGTGGGGAATGAAATGACCAATGCCTAAGCCCGAATGACGAAGGAATGAGCGATGTCGAACGCTCAAATTAATTAGGGTAGCCGTAGGCGCAGGATAGTTTTTCTTCGAGTTCAAAATTTTCTTGTTAATCGCTGAGCCGGGAGGAGGATGCGGCTATGCGTTCCAAGATCTCGTGTCTATTTTCCCTCAGTCTGTTGCTGCTGCTTTGTGGGTGTCTGGAGTTCGAGGAGCAGAGCATGTCGTATCGGTATGATGAGAAGACGGATACGCTTTATATTTTTCAGGATTACCGGGGAATATTCGGAGGCAGCCGAAAGGAGACTTTGACAAGCAACAAAGATTCCATCGCAGAAGAGGTCGAACAGTTGGAATCGGTATTAAAAAGAGAACGCACGTTCTTTTTCGGGAACTGGATCACAGAATTTGATCGGGAAGCGTTTATTGAATATAGTAAGGAGTTGAAGAGCACTCCAGCCGATGAAAACTCCAAACTAAATGCAGAGGAGCGCAAACTTTTACTCGCGTTAATAGAATCATTGCTTGCGAATGTGAAGGTGGAAAACGGACCGTTTTATTATGACGCCAAAAAACGTCTTTGCGGGACACAGAAGGTAACCTTGACGAAGGCTTCCGAGATCATCCGCAATGCAAACCGGACGATGCCCATGGTCTTGAAAAGCATCGCCAAAGAAGACTCGACGACAGCGGCTGAGAAGGCGTTGATTTTGAAG contains the following coding sequences:
- a CDS encoding MBL fold metallo-hydrolase, with product MLKPAALKDDAFLAEVKATSPAPSGFHLWWLGQSGFLIQWQGKHLLFDPYLSDSLTRKYAATDKPHTRVTELVIAPEKLDFIDVVTSSHNHTDHLDPETLSPLTKVNPGIVMVCPEANRVTVRERSALSEERIKGLDEGQKVSVAGFEFHAVPAAHEKLDKDKDGRHIYLGFVVKFGPWTVYHSGDTMLFDGMVDILKPFNIDVALLPINGRAPERRVAGNLWGREAAQLAKDIGAKVVIPCHYDMFTFNTATTEEFERTCGEIGQGFKVMRNGERWGMK